In Deltaproteobacteria bacterium, the sequence CATCGGCATACTGAAGGAAGTGATGAAACCGGACGGATTCAATGTGGGCATGAATCTGGGTAAGGCGGCAGGCGCCGGGATCGACGATCATCTCCACCTTCACATTGTTCCCCGGTGGAATGGTGACACTAATTTTATGCCTGTATTGGCAGATACGAGGGTTATGCCGGAACATCTGGAAGAGACTTATATGAGATTAAAGCCTTTTTATGAAAAGGAAAGTTGAGGGAGGGATGAAATGAAATTTATCAAGAGTCTGGTTACGGCGCTGCTGTTTATGGCGGCAATCACATTTGCACTTAAAAATAATGATCCTGTATCGATTAAATATTATTTGACGGAAAAGCAGATTGAACTCCCTCTTTATCTGCTCATGTTTTTTTCCATCATTTTCGGTATTCTCATAGGCGGGCTTGAAGGGCTCTATGAAAGAGTAAGAAGCGGAAGTGTGATCAGGAAGCTCAGGAGGGAGATGGCTGCCAAGGAAAAAGAACTCACGTCCCTGAGAAATCTTCCTCTTACG encodes:
- a CDS encoding LapA family protein, encoding MKFIKSLVTALLFMAAITFALKNNDPVSIKYYLTEKQIELPLYLLMFFSIIFGILIGGLEGLYERVRSGSVIRKLRREMAAKEKELTSLRNLPLTESRAVTEEVNVPEGTELKEV